The Telopea speciosissima isolate NSW1024214 ecotype Mountain lineage unplaced genomic scaffold, Tspe_v1 Tspe_v1.0369, whole genome shotgun sequence genomic sequence TGAGGCTATAATCatctcctccggagtcagtgtcatgggtaacccaccaaagggtaatcccataatcatgtagaaatctaggggggtgaccgtcgcctcaccaaagggaagatGAAAcatatgggtgctcggccaccacctctctatcagagccctcgcAGTCGAACTATCCAACTCACGAGCTAGGGACGAGGTGATGTGTCCCAGCCCGGTTTGAACTACCCGCGACTATACCGCCGAGCAAAGTGTgtggtaccactctgaaacaacctccagcccacaatacttcttgggagaaggaagggagctaccctacaaagaaaaataaggcaaatggttagccgaaATAATGgggacaacaattaaataaaaaaaaaaaaaagagagagggagagactgtAAAAAGGGGGCATTACCTTGAGCTATGTGCCCAAaaacacttagggtagtgtttgatggcctcgctttgatttacgtgccactaggtgcctaggagggtatctagaggtgttacctagattttcataccaaaagacacttagggtagtgtttgatggcatcactttgatttacgtgccactagatGCCTAGGAAGGTATCTAGAagtgttaccttgatttgcatgccaaaagactcttaaggtggtatctgatggcctcgctttgatttacgtgccactaggtgccaaggagggtatctagaggcgttacctagacttgcgtgccaaaagacacttagggtagtgtctgatggcctcgctttgatttgtctgctactaggtgcctaggatggtatctagaggcattacctagatttgcatgccaaaagacacttagggtagtgtttgatggcatcactttgatttgtgtgccactagatgcctaggagggtatctagaggtgttaccttgatttgtgtgccaaaagactcttacggtggtgtctgatggcctcgctttgatttgtgtgccactaggtggctaggagggtatctagaggagttacctagatttgcgtgttaaaagacacttagggtagtgtctgatggcctcgctttgatttgcatgccactaggtgcctaggatggtatctagaggcgttacctagatttacgtgccaaaagacacttagggtagtgtttgatggcattgttttgatttgcatgccactagatgcctaggagggtatctagaggtgttgcCTAggtttgcgtgccaaaagacacttagggtagtgtctgatggcctcgctttaatttgcgtgccactatgtgcctaggagggtatctagaggcgttacctagatttgcatgcgaaaagacacttagggcagtatctgatggcctcgctttaatttacgtgtcactaggtgcctaggagggtatctagaggcattacctagatttgtgtgccaaaagagaCTTAGGGTAGTGCTTGATGGCCGTGCTttaatttgcgtgccactagctGCTtgggagggtatctagaggtgttgcCTAGGTTTatcgtgccaaaagacacttagggtagtgtttgatgccATCGcttcgatttgcatgccactaagTGCCTATGGGGGTATCTAGAgacgttacctagatttacgtgccaaaagatacttagggtagtgtttgatggcatcgctttgatttgcatgccactaagTGCCTATGGggatatctagaggcgttacctagatttacgtgccatttggtgcttggggcagaatctagggacgTTACCTCAAATCTATGcggtgaggtatgaagctaatataaataaaatgcatgaattgaaagggaaagagtaagaatactgacctggccccatatggagcggcaaccatggcgggcagtgTCGGCTAAGGTAacccctgaaagataccatgcagCTCGTGCATCGCGAGCAGTAGTACCGAGTAGTGGGTCCCAGCGAGACTGGCGTCCTCGTCGGCGGAAAGACATGTTGTGAGTGAATAAAACGGGagtgaagtcaaaaatcaaaaacaacagagcttcgcagcagaaatgagggagggagccctctatttataaactctccatcgtgcccacggcgctgtggaattctccacggtccCGTGGGACAGCGACCCACGGCGCCTTGGAGGTTTGCCCACGGGGCCGTGAAGTCTGGCACGGAGCCGTGCACACGGGGCCGTGCGGACCcccacacggcgccgtggaccaaaaaaaaaaaaaaaagcgaatTCCATtgattaaataaagagccaattaaattaacaaattctaaataactccctatatgataactattatcatatacaacccccccactaatcaacaccatcattatggattGCCAAACCTTAATCCATCGTACAAGTCCAAATACGCtactgtgcatctgatcgggtccctcaaaactcgataaaatactttgttcaaataattataaataatgtatcattttatgtaaaatagatttttgcaaaaccatttccaaaacggcactggatccagattctgatctgaccatgcacagacagtctctatcttggtgttccccaataggacagtggtgaccgtgttggataactccttcactcacaaagttttcacgcattcccagaacaccggctttgactctcttgagtctcaatcattgatgaaccaaagaatgcgatcacactttgcagtgacagggctccctcaggtacagggtgtcagtgacacatgtctatcccttcctacatttggcagtaatacatgagggaattgacaaagtagattcttcgccaatgcacacatcaaacatgtgagcactcgcattcgtaccctgacatcacatgtctaggcatacccaatgcgacgaccatatgataagggtgcccaacccaaaccctagtcgcgactaccattttaagtataacttacggacacataatgctcaaaaagttcatatcgcaagtgacaatattaaactaaaatgtataaatgttcaatacaaaggtgaaccgggttgaaccggatcgaactgggtttgatggacacacacatGTCCAACACTTACTCCCCAAAGCCAATCCTATATCAGTTCCCTTCACAGCCGAATTTACATTGGCAGTAACTTTAATGTGCTGAGGTTTAAAAGAAGTCAAAAATCTTTTCCTCCCCTGCTCGCTTAGTCCTTTCCCCTCTTTATCTGAGTTTAACAAGATGGGGATATGAGGGTTGGATGACATACCTTCCAGGATAGGATCTTTCTGAACTAAGCTAGCcgattccttccttccttttgaATAGAGGTTGGCTGATTTGAGAACAAGAGCTGACTGAGAATCTTCTTTAACCCCCTCTCCAGTGACATCTCcatcaatcttttttttttttcgataagtaattTGTGTATGtccgaagaagaaaaaaaagatacaagagaagggaacctactatcaccccttagacagacctaaggaggagaaagaggccccacacccccgaggacaaacccctcggatatacaaggagaaccacccaaacccaattacGGAGGCCTAAACTCggccttaccaacagaatcatcatgaatcagccgcatcaggtcctcatgaaactcttgaggatacataatagtttccccatccccactatttatggaagcaataaagtctgccggttggttcagttctctccagacatgcctcacttcatagcgagccaactggtccaacatagagatgatctggtacttcaaagcataaacattccaggggcagccaatcacatctgtaacaatctctgtaacgcccccaaaccggcctaggggtaagggtcgtcacataaatccacaagatcgaaatggttttagatagatgaaccaaaattgaaccattagtcataatctccaaataaatcctcaataataccatcatataacacagcggaagacttaaacagttaaattcagcattcgattaatatgaattagaatatttaaaactaaggttttggtggcaccacaactaaaagtaaaaataaatccctattacaccccccccccccccccccccccccccccccccccccccccccccccccccccccccccccccccccccccccccccccccccccccccccccccactaaacTTAAATTCAGTCTCATTCTTGGGTTTAAAAACTATCTCCTTCTCATAACATTGTATACTGGCGTGGTAAgtagacaaccagtccatgccaagtatgacatcaaagtttgtcatgtctagaagaattaagtttgCTGGCATCTCTCTACCCTCTAtctgaaccaaacaagactcaaacacagtgtctgcaaccaaattctcTCCAGATGGTAGGGTCACCAATAAGGAGGGTTTCAATGGTCTAGGGTCAACACTAATCTTCTCAGAAAATGATTTAGATAGAAAGGAGTGTGTCgaacccgagtcaaataatacattgGCAGATATGGTAGAAATGTTTAGTGTACCTGTAACCATTGTGGGTGAAGCCTCAACATCCTTTGTCGTCAAAGAAAAAACTCTGGCCTGAGCCTTTTGTGTTTCAACTGTCTGTGCAGTCTGATATTTCTGCTTTTGTTGATGCCTCGAGGGCTATTGTTGTCCTTATTGTGTCTGATGTGGGCGTTGCCCCTGATATGGTAACCTCTGTGGTATCTGCTGCTGCCCATACGGTTGTATCTGATGCTACCTCTACGGTGGTGTTGTTTGTTGTCCAAGCCGTGGTGCTTCATGAGGTAATGAGGTAGGGCAATCCTTTACCATGTGACCTCATCCTCCACATCTATAGCAATTATCAGAATTTTGCCTACACTGTCCACTGTGATGCTTACCATAGGTACGACAAGGAGTCTGTGTGGTCTACTCATAGTGAGTCCTCTGATGCCTCTGGGGTCTATCATCCCTAAAGTGCTGACTGTCAATAGGCCTCTTTCCCAGTACCTTACTCGAGTTGCCCTGTATAGTACCCCTCTGACTATCCTCCAATAATAGTGCTCTCTCTAGCACCTCAGCATATGATCTCAGCTTCAATACTACGATTGATCCCTTTAATTGGGGATTCAAACCTCTCAAAAATTTCTTAGCCTTCTTAGCATCAGTATCAATGTGTGCAGGTGCAAACCAAGCCAATTcctcaaatttctttttgtagGCCATCACTGAATCTGATCCTTGTGTCAAATGTAAAAACTCCACCTCCTTTCTCTCCCTGAGGCTTTCAGGGAAGAAGTTCTCGTAGAAGGCCTCTAAGAATTTCGCCCATGTAATTACTGGATCTTGAGCTTCTAGTATCTGCCTAGAAGTCTTCCACCATATATTAGCTTCTCCCTGCAGCATGAATGTGGCGCAAGTGACCTTTTGGTGGTCGGTGCACTCCAAGACTCTGAAGATTTTCTCCATCTCGTCAACCCAAACTGATGGCCACAAGGAATCTGTACTCACTCCCTTGAAGACCAGTGGTCCCAATTTCTTAAATTTTTCCATTACCCTGCTGGTATCCTCTTTCCTTGGGGCTTGTTGCCCTGGTTGTGGTTGGTTAGCGCCAACTGTAGCCTGTTGTTGCACAGAATTCATAAAATTTGTAAAGACTCCCATAAAATCCTGTGGCGTAATCCCAGGTACAataggtggtggtgggggtagaTTCTCCtcagctggtggtggtggtggaggaattgAGCGTCCTCTGCGGGGAGGCATTGTACCTAACAATAAGAGGTATACTTTAATCCAAAGCAGTATATAACTCCCACGCCAAAATTTCTAGTACACAGGAAACCAAGACAAACTACCCCATTGATAGAGATTCAATCCTAGGTGTAACATCTCTATGTTAAAAATCCTATGCCACTAGTTCTAATTCATACTCTATTCTAAAactccgctctgataccaccgctgtaacgcccccaaaccagcctaggggtaagggtcgtcGCACAAATtcacaagatcgaaatggttttagatagatgaaccaaaattgaaccattagtcataatctccaaataaatcctcaataataccatcatataacacagcggaagacttaaacagttaaattcagcattcgattaatatgaattcgaatatttaaaactaaggatttggtggcaccacaactaaaagtaaaaataaatccctattacatccatccatccaaataataaaataaaccatgtatcagGGTCAAATACAAACTCATATCATTACAATCgttctaaataaaaaaaggataattgattctataaattttctaatcatccccaatctgagtatcatctcctccaataactccagtgcactcatcacatgagcatggctcctgactctcgtcctctgtgtggttaaataaaggggtaagcttggggaaagcttaatgaataaggggaaacagaacataaatattgataaacaaatgcatatcctgAAATGttatagaatctcaaaacatatgttatataaatctgaaaatatcaaaaattccagtaaaacatgccatgagttcaaaagttcataaatctagttccaattaatagcctcagtaggttcataaaatggcactgctaaaaattaacatatcaccaatataatcaataggatgggactcaggctcttggctcacagaaccggtaacgggctcctatggaggggaaaccacgttccttaaacgtcacgctcttgcctcaccccccggtccacataccaaatataatggaattgtgagcttcgagctcttggctcacagaatcggaccatgtccttaaacgtcacgctcttgcctcactcctgtgctcaacaatccaccccaacacataaccccctgttggaagggttgcagtccaacaatattacattcaaatcatatcttataaaatgacaagtctcatcatgcttttgataaaatcacaatcatgcattctttccaaagaaatcaaattataatTCAAAACATGTAAAGTTCCTCAAAATAGAATTCAAAATAATTATGCAtaaatagtcatgttgtttcaaatcatgaaatttcataaatgataaatcaaagaaaagagactTAATTTCATAAAtgattaattaaattttaagttttaatctcttaatttattttacaatttattaattcattaaactttaagtttcttcattctctcccttcccttaatttatctcaacttctcaagtacacttgacaaagaaaatctttcttctcctttcaatatcgattatagtccccaagtcaaaagtcaatattgtgtccaccaagctatccaaagcaaaacaaataaaattcctttcaattgcttccctcaagaattgatccttagacttgtttaaatccatatggggtcctaaccactaggctaacctctcttagatgttaataaacttataaataaatatatttggatactagcaacatataaccatgcacaaagaagaaaaaataaataaataaataagcataccctgcactaatactaataaaatactagcaaggttttacctctagtgtgcatgctaacaaccacaattccacccttcattggtccattggtacagattctgcacacaaagtggtccaaattacccttatattttgggcatgggtaatACAATCTCCACGACCAACTTTgagtcagatctgatagaaacataATGGAGTTTCCTCTCTAAgcacaaaaccactcctctATGGATAGCTTTCAATAATTTTCTCATCAAGAATTTTCAGGAGAGATTCCCTAATAGCGCCACcccaatcagcattgctttCCAAATTTGTAGTAGTTGTAATATTACCCTCCATGTGAGACCCACTtttcctctctccactctcatCAATACCTTCTTTAGTGGCCAGCACATGAGCTTGAATAGGAGAAGCACTAGCTGTAATAAACATGTAATTTGAATTTTCTGGATTCTCCACATCTTCACCATCCGTAACAGCTGTACTACCATTCCTTCCTTGGGTCTGGACCGAATCTGCTACATTAGGCAGAATTTCACCTTCCTTAGCTTCCTTGTTTGTAAAATCCCTAGAATTGTGGCCATCATTTAGATCTTTACCCAATAAGATATTGCATGAGTCAGCATCAAGCATAAGCTCCGTAGGATCATATGAAAGCTCCTCCGTAAGATCTTCTAACAAAGCAAAAGCATTAGAGGATACAATCTCCTTCCCTTTCCCAGCCAGATTCTTAGGGATAACATTAGGaatgttttttgaaaatctgTCATTCTTCTCCAAAGATATGGCAATTTTGGACATCTCCATGGATTTTGCTGCTCTGTAATTAGGGGAAAGCGCAATCCCAGCACCTTTGATTCCCAAAATAGCATTatgatttgaattttgaaaattatcCCCATCACCACCGTGGTTGGCTTGAGATCCACCACCAGCATGTGCTCCGGCCACCTGAGAACGGCCATCATTCTTCACCCTCCATTCTTTCTGATTGGTCCCCTTTTGTGAGCCTTGAATAACACCACATTGAGAATTTGAATGACCAAAAGTCATGCAGCTACTGCAGCGGGGAGGACACCATTCATAATTaactttttgataaaataccagaccttcatcatcatggacagccacctgatctggaagatcgtGGCTGGCTTCAATTTCAACACATAGCCGAGCATAGGAAATCCTCTCCTTCGTCTTAGTCATCTTATCAGTGGCAATTGGCTTACCAAGAACACTAGCTATCGAACTCAGAGCTTCCACGTTCCAGAAATGAAAGGGGAGATTAGGGAGGGAAACCCAAACTGGAATAGAGGACAGAACTACCTTCTCGAGCTTCATACTAGGTTTCCAAGGTCTAAGGATTAGAGGCCTAGGAAGCACATTCCATGGACCACCTTCTAACACCTTGGCtttatcttcctccaaattaaaacgaaaaacaaagaagCCATACTGGCAGAGGTTTACATCAACATGCCCGGAAAGTTGCCATTGTTTCAGCAAATCTTCTTTAACAAAGGTAAAACTTGGTCTACGACCAATAAAATGACCAAGGAGGGTATTCTTCCACTTGGATAATTCTGCCTGGAGAACAGTCGATGAGCATTGAGCAACACAGATGCCATCAATGCGTGTTGGTTCAATGAAACCCCGTTCCAGCCCTTCATGGCTCAggtttcttgaagaagactgaaAAAAAGAAGCCCAGGACACGCCTTTCTTCAAACCATTCATACCAGCACCTGAAGTAATGCTTGCACCACCACCCCCCGAAGAGTAACCACCCAACTCCAAACCAGCAGCCGCTCCAGCCTCCACAACATCACAGTCCCTAGCCTGCCCTGAACCTccatcaaaagcatcaacattcCTTGCCTCCCCTTCTCCCGGattatgaggaggaggaagaccattagccgaaacccaaaaaagtacagaaatgcccccaaataacccaaaacgacccacccgatctggtttaaacctaaactaaacatataccgaaataggtatcgattcgaaggtcacgaccctcgacatcgcatccacacgtctaataagagataaggacactttttagaaaataccaaaccccaaaaagtacagaaataccctcaaataaccccaaacgacccacccggtctggtttaaatcgacaatgaacatatgccgaaataggtatcgattcgaaggtcatgaccctcaacatcacatccatatgtccaataagagatcaggacactttttagcaaataccaaacccaaaaaagtacagaaatgccccaaataaccccaaacgaccaacacggtctggtttaaattgaaaatgaacatatgaaataggtatcgattcgaaggtcacgaccctcaacattgcatccacatgtctaataagagataaggacacttttagaatcccaaacccaaaaaatcaaatgcctcaaataaccccaacgacccccggtctagtttaagccaaaaataaacatatgcaaaaataggtatcgattcgaaggtcacgaccctcaacattgcatccacatgtctaataagagataaggacacattttagaaaatcccaaacccaaaaaagtacagaaatgaccccaaataaccccaaacgacccaccttgtctggtttaaaccaaaattgaacatatgccaaaagaggtatcgattcgaaggtcacgaccctcaacatcgcatccacgcatctaataagagataaggacactatttagaaaataccaaacccaaaaaagtactgaaatgcccccaaataaccccaaacgatccacccggtctggtttaaaccaaaaattaacatatcccaaaataggtatcgattcgaaggtcacgaccctcaacttcgcatccacacgtctaataagagataaggacactttttagagaatcccaaacccaaaaaagtacagaaatacccccaaataaccccaaaagacccagcCGGTTTGGTTctgaccgaaaatgaacatatgtcgaaatatgtatcgattcaaaagtcacgacccccaacatcgcatccacatgactaataggagatatggacacttttttgaaaatcaaaagcccaaaaaagtacagaaatgcccccaaatgcccccaaataatcccaaacgacccacccggtctagtttaaaccctaaatgaacatataccaaaataggtatcgattcgaaggtcacgaccctcaacatcgcatccacacgtctaataagggataaggacactttttagaaataccaaacccaaaaaagtatagaaatgcctgcaaataaccccaaacgacccacctggtctggtttataccaaaaatgaacatataccgaaataggtatcgattcgaagctcacgaccctcaacatcgcatccacacgtcaattAAGaaataacgacactttttaaaaagccccaagcccaaaaaagtacagaaatgcccccaaataaacccaaacgacccacaaggtctggtttaaatcgaatatgaacatatgtcgaaataggtatcgatttgaagatcacgACTGTCACCATCGCATCcaaagtctaataagagattagaaaaccttttagaaaatcccaagcccaaaaaaatacagaaatgcccccaaataaccccaaacaacccacccagtttggtttaaactgaaaatgaacatatgccaaaataggtatcgattcgaaggtgacaaccctccacatcacatccacacgtctaataagagataaggacacttttcaaaaattaccaaacccaaaaaagtatagaaatggatccaaataaccccaaacgacccacccggtcaggtttaaaccgcaaatgaacatgtagggaaataggtattgatatgaaggtcacgacccacaacatcgcacccacacatctaataagagataaggacacttttagaaaataccaaactaaaaaaagtacagaaatgccgccaaataaccccaaacgacccacccggtttggtttaaaccgaaaattaacatatgtcaaaattggtatcgattcgtaggtcacgaccctcaacatcgcatccacacatctaataagagataaggacattttttttaaaataccaaactaaaaacagtacagaaataccgccaaataaccccaaatgacccacccggtttggtttaaaccgaaaatgaacatatgttgaaataggtatcgattcgaaggtcacggcccccaacatcgcatccaaacatctaataagagataaggaaaccttttagaaaataccaaacaccaaaaagtacagaaatgcccacaaattaccccaaacgacccacttggtttggtttaaaccgaaaatgaacatatctcgaaataggtatcgattcgaaggtcacgaccctcaacatcgcatccacacttctaataagagatattgacactttttagagaatcccaaacccaaaaaagtatagaaatgcccccaaataacccctaacgacctacccgttctggtttaaactgaaaatgaacatatgtcgaaataggtatcgattcgaaggtcacgaccctaaacattgcatccacacgtctaataagagataaggacactgttaaaaaaatcccaaacccataaaagtacagaaatgcccccaaataagaccaaacgacccaccaagtctggtttgaactaaaaattaacatatgtcaaaataggtatcgattctaaggtcatgaccatcaacatcgcatccacatatctaataagagataagaacactttttagaaaatcccaagcccaaaaaagtacaaaaatgcccccaaataaccccaaatgacccaccttgtttggtttaaaccgaaaataaacatatgccaaaataggtatcgatttgaaggtcacgaccctccacatcacatccacatgtctaataagagataaggacactttcataaaataccaaacccaaaaaagtatagaaatgcccccaaacaaccccaaactacccacccgatttggtttaaaccgaaaatgaacatgtagcgaaataggtatcgatcgaaggtcatgaccctaaacatcgcatccacacgtctaataagagataatgacactttttagacaataccaaactaaaaaatgtacagaaatgcccccaaataaccccaaacgacccacccggtctggtttaaacaaaaaataaacatatgtcgaaataggtatcgattcgaaggtctcgaccctcaacatcgcatccaaacgtctaataagaggtaaggacactttttagaaaataccaaacccaaaaaagtacagaaatgcctgcaaataaccccaaacgatccacccggtttggtttaaaccaaaaaatgaatatatgccgaaataggtatcgatccgaaggtcacgaccctccacatcacatccacacgtctaataagtgataaggacactttttagaaaataccaaacccaaaaaagtatagaaatgcccccaaataaaaaaatgaacaaatgaacatgtagcaaaataggtatcgattcgaaggtcatgaccctcaacatcgtatccacacgtctaataagagataaggacaatttttagaaattaccaaactaaaaaagttcagaaatgcagccaaacaaccccaagcgacccacccgatccggtttaaaccgaaaatgaacatatgccaa encodes the following:
- the LOC122648027 gene encoding uncharacterized protein LOC122648027 yields the protein MPPRRGRSIPPPPPPAEENLPPPPPIVPGITPQDFMGVFTNFMNSVQQQATVGANQPQPGQQAPRKEDTSRVMEKFKKLGPLVFKGVSTDSLWPSVWVDEMEKIFRVLECTDHQKVTCATFMLQGEANIWWKTSRQILEAQDPVITWAKFLEAFYENFFPESLRERKEVEFLHLTQGSDSVMAYKKKFEELAWFAPAHIDTDAKKAKKFLRGLNPQLKGSIVVLKLRSYAEVLERALLLEDSQRGTIQGNSSKVLGKRPIDSQHFRDDRPQRHQRTHYE